CATCAGGTAGGCCTGCTCGAGGTCACGACGGCTCGCTCGGCGCCGCGCCCATTCGTAGTAGCCCGAGGTCGAGACGTTCAGCACCCGGCAGGTCACCGCGACCGGAACACCGTCCGCGGCAAGCTCCTGGACTACCGGGAACACTATTTTGGGAGCACGTTCTCCCGAGCGAAGTAGGCACTGGCCCGCTTCAAGATCTCGATCTCCATCTCGAGCACCCGCTTGTCACGGCGCAGCTGGACCAGCTCGGCCCGCTCATCAGAGGTCAGGCCGTCTTGGACGCCGTCGTCGATGTCGGCCTGCTTCATCCAGCGACGCAGACCGGACTCGGCAATGCCGAGATCCTTCGCGATCTGAGCGATCGGCTTCTCACGCAGCCGCGCCAGCTCGAATGCTCGACGACGGAACTCAGGACTCTTCGGTGCAGGCACAGAGACTCCTCTCGGGCGACCATCGTCGCCTCACTCAAGGTGTCCGGGCTAGCGGGGGCACTTCACTGGCAGTAGGACGGATCTGGACACGAACGCGCGCGATCGCACGCCGTAGGCTGCGACATCGTCGAGGCCTTCCGGTTCGGTTGCTTGGTCGCACCAAACTTTGGAAGGTCTCGACCCATGGTCAAGTCCCTGGGCGTGGTGTACGAAACGAATCCTTCGTCGGGCGTGTCGTTAGGCGCTGATGGCGACCTCCTTGTTGATCGGTGATTCGTCGGCAGGGTTGGTGATCAGGCTCATCCGGGAGCGGGCGAGGACGTCGAGTCCGAGGTAGCGGCGACCTTCGGCCCATTCGTCGTGCTGCTCGGCCAGGACGGCGCCGACGAGTCGGATGATGGCGTTGCGGTCGGGGAAGATGCCTACGACGTCGGTGCGCCGCCGGATCTCGCGGTTGAGCCTCTCGTTGGGGTTGTTCGACCAGATCTGTCGCCAGATCTCCTTCGGGAAGCCGGTGAAGGCCAGGATCTCGTCGCGGGCACTGTCGAGGTGCTCGAGGACTGCGGGCAGCGAGGTGACGAGCTCGGAGTCGAGGAGCTTGTCGAACTGCGCGTGGACCGCGACAGCGTCGGGCTGGTCGTAGACGCTGTGCAGCATCGCCTTCACCCCGGGCCACGCCGACTTCGGGCACACCGCCATCAGGTTCGCGGCGTAATGCGTACGGCACCGCTGCCAGCCCGCCCCGGGCAACGTGGCGTCGATGGCCTCAACGAGCCCGGCGTGGGCATCTGAGGTGACCAGTGCGACGCCGGACAGGCCGCGGGCGACGAGGTCGCGGAAGAACCCCAGCCAGCCGGCGTGGGTCTCACCGGTCGCGACCTGGATCCCGAGGATCTCGCGGTGTCCATCGGCGTTGACGCCGGTGGCGACCATGACCGAGACGTTCCTGACCCGGCCGCCTTCACGCACTTTCATGGTCAGGGCGTCGGCAGCGACGAATGTGTACGGACCCTGATCGAGGGGTCGAGTGCGGAAGTCCTCGACGTGAGCGTCGAGATCGGCGGCCATCACCGAGACCTGCGACTTCGACAGACCGGTGATGCCGAGCGACTGCACGAGCTTGTCCATCCGCCGCGTCGAGACGCCCAGGAGGTAGCAGGTCGCCACCACGCTCGTCAGGGCCGCCTCGGCGCGACGTCGTCGCTCGAGGAGCCACTCAGGGAAGTACGTCCCCGTGCGCAGCTTGGGGATCGCGACATCGATGGTGCCGACGCGGGTGTCGAGGTCGCGGTGGCGGTAGCCGTTGCGAGAGTTGACCCGCTCGGGCGCACGAGAGCCGTAGGCGGCTCCGCACACC
The Nocardioides marinisabuli genome window above contains:
- a CDS encoding sigma factor-like helix-turn-helix DNA-binding protein; its protein translation is MPAPKSPEFRRRAFELARLREKPIAQIAKDLGIAESGLRRWMKQADIDDGVQDGLTSDERAELVQLRRDKRVLEMEIEILKRASAYFARENVLPK
- a CDS encoding IS256 family transposase, producing MTASSSINQVDPALIKTLDPGEFLHEQLAQASPDLMRELLATFINSLLGAEADAVCGAAYGSRAPERVNSRNGYRHRDLDTRVGTIDVAIPKLRTGTYFPEWLLERRRRAEAALTSVVATCYLLGVSTRRMDKLVQSLGITGLSKSQVSVMAADLDAHVEDFRTRPLDQGPYTFVAADALTMKVREGGRVRNVSVMVATGVNADGHREILGIQVATGETHAGWLGFFRDLVARGLSGVALVTSDAHAGLVEAIDATLPGAGWQRCRTHYAANLMAVCPKSAWPGVKAMLHSVYDQPDAVAVHAQFDKLLDSELVTSLPAVLEHLDSARDEILAFTGFPKEIWRQIWSNNPNERLNREIRRRTDVVGIFPDRNAIIRLVGAVLAEQHDEWAEGRRYLGLDVLARSRMSLITNPADESPINKEVAISA